The Cryptococcus neoformans var. grubii H99 chromosome 10, complete sequence genome segment CATTGACGCCGAGAAGGCTGCCCGTGAAGTTGCCACTACTGGCAAGACCAAACATAAGGGTTCCGTCGCCAACATGTCTCTTGGGGGTGGCAGGGCCAAGACTCTTGACGATGCCGTTGACGCCGCTGTCGAGGCCGGTCTCCATTTCGCCGTCGCAGCCGGAAAGTAAGTCTGTCACCTTTCCTATTCGCTTCATTTTTAACGAATTATTGCAGCGACAATAAGGACGCCTGTAATTACTCCCCCGCTGCCTCCAAATTCGCCGTCACTGTCGGTGCTTCCACCCTCGGCGATGAGCGGGCCTACTTCTCTAATTACGGCAAGTGCGTCGACGTCTTCGCTCCTGGTCtcaacatcctctccacctGGATCGGCGGCAACTCCACCACAAACACCATTTCTGGTACTTCCATGGCTTCCCCCCACGTCTGCGGTCTTCTCGCTTACCTCCTCTCTATTTACGGGACTGAAACCTTCCCTGCTATTGGGAAAGATCTTGACGAGTCTCTTGCTGCTACTGGACCTTCTATTGTATCCACTGCCTATGCGCAGGCTTACGCCATGCTCCCTTCCCTAGCCCAGGCTGTCCTCCCCAAGCCGGAGCTCCTGCCTGTGCCCCCCAAGAATGATACTCTCACCCCCACCATGCTTAAGGAGGCGCTCCTCAAGCTTGCTACCTCTGGTAAGCTTAGTGACCTCCCTTCTGAGACTCCCAACCTTTTGGCGTACAACAACGccacttcttcccagaGCAAGTAAATGATTCTACTTTCGAATCCAGTAGGAACGAAACTTTTTTGCGATTTTAAGAAAGAGACATTACAAtagaaggggaaagaagggcgCGTGATGGAATGGCAGTGGGATTTGTTTTCCAATATACCCCGTTGCTTGAACCCAGACCGTCTTCATTTTTTTACCCGCTAGTGTACGCATCGTGTTTGAGAGTTAAGAAGATTTGTATGTTATGCTACGAATCGGAAGAGCTATGTACCGCTTTGCAAGTTACTATTCTTCAATTGTTCGCCTTCGCAATTCTTCTTGTACATAAGAGCACGTAAACTTTTGCATTCCCGACTCTTACCCAAGCTCAAAAAGCGGGGCCATACCACAATAGGAAACAAACACAACTTGAATTTAATTTCGACAACTGACATAAAGGATAGCCCGAAGAGGTCCAACGGAAGGACTGTTTGAAACCCCTGTAGACAACAGCGCCGCCTGAGATAGGGACACCGTTCTCCTCTGTGAAGAACTTACGACCAGCGGCACCATGCATGGAGAAGCGCTTGTTCACGTCGGAATGTTGTTGGTGAACGGTTGAATGCTCCTTAATCCGCAACGCACGGACAATAGAACATCGCAGGCGGAACAAGCTCGAATCCCACCTGCTTCCCCGCCACGGCCGATAAACTCGGTCAAGCTTCATTCGATTCCGTCTCCAGTCGGGCTCCACTCATCAGATCATTGCCAAGGCACAGCCCAGCGATCTCGGCACATTCTCGGGCCGGAAACCCTAGAGCGGCTGTGGCCGACAAgatctcttcttgccctttccaAGGCAGGTGCAGGGTGTGACAACAACGTAAACATTCCCATAATAAACATACCATACGTCAATCGTTCCTCATCATTATCCGTCCTGCAATAACCTAATATCAGTCCACAGGAAGAGGCGTAATGGAAGTCCCACCAAATATCGCCCTCGCGTCCACTTCCTTCCCCGTCTaccgccgccgcctcctGGGCCACCTATCTATCCACGCGCCCCACCTCGCCTCCCACCTCCTTCACAGCCCCGCCGAACCATATCGCAAGCCCGAGGACTCTCTCGTTCACCTCGTGGAAACtgccctcttccatccataCGGACAGTTTGCGGGTGACCAACCTCCTTGTGCGCTGGTGAGCACGACCGGATTCAAGATCTGGGGCGTCCAGCTTAAAGAGTGGGATGATTGGGCTCGTAACGAACGCTCGTTGAGAGGCGTGTTCAAAGTGACATTCGGAAGGGAAATGTGGGACCGATTAGGGGGAATGTGGAGTACAAAGGAGATTTGGGAAGTACTGGAAAGCGAGTATATGCCTTCGCCGATTGAACGGCAGTCCCAGATAGTGTATTACCTGCGCTCGACGCGTTTACCTTTCTCCGCCACCCAGGAGGATATGCTCAAGCTATGGGAAACCTTCAATGCTCTTGTCATTGAAGCTAGAGATGCGGGACTGTAtatgaaggaaaaggaagtaATGGACAGGTTTCTCATGGCGATCGGTAAAGGAGATTTGGCAGAATCCGTAAAGCAGGAATTTTACGGATTGTCAGATCGGATGATTGGAAgtgggaaatggaaggGTCTGCAAAGAATTTTGAAAAAGCAACGCTCCCCTATTCTCTCATTGGAAGCTCCAGAATACATTCATTCACCTGACGAAACAGACGAACGATCAAGCGGTCCAACCAGAGGAAGGGCCGTTCTTGCAGAAAAAGATCTCAACGGGCAATATCAGACCATGGAACACCATTATCAATACAACAGAACCGAACGTCAGAGGAAAGACTCATTGGATGTGATACTAACATGAGGGTTGCGGTAGGTTTGCATATCCTTTCCTACTTAAATGGGCCATTGGATACTCATCAACGTGATGATTTACAAGGTGACTCCCTTCAATACTCGTTCCGGTCCCCTTTCTCCGCCTGCATCAAAGTCTGTGTATCTTTTCTTGGATCcgcccttccttttcaattCTTCAACTTAGCCAAATTTCCTCTGgatttcatcttctctcaaTTTTCCCAGTCCGGCGACGCATGAAAATACTCTCCCCTGGCACGCTTCTCCCTGAATGGCCCATTTTGCATTATCAAATGAATACAACATCTATCCTATCCTCAGCACACATTTCGAATCTGAAGGATCAACACACGTCAAGGCCTGGTAGATGGCGGACAAATGGATCAGGCAATCAAACTCAAGCAACGCTCAAGGAAGACAAAAAAACTCGCAGTAATCTGTGCATATGCGCGTAATGAACAGTGAAGACTAGGTAGGATTCAAACGGACAGACTATTAGAACGTAAGATATGTGTGCAGAGGTCGGAAATGTTTGTAATATAAATCTCTATACATATACATATGAATTAAATCTATGCTCTAAAGCGCTTTTATGAAGCACTGACGTGAAGCTAATTAGTAGATGATACGAAGAAATAAATATACCCCAGATATAGTATAAGATACCGAACAAATAGACCCCAACTATCATCAAATTCTTGTCATTAACACCGATCGAAATTGAATTCCCATTCGATCAACTGATGAGGTTAGACCCCTCCTGCGCTGTCCATCTCGTTCTCGCCAACTTCCTTGTTATGCTGATTAatacttcttcttcggaaGAGCCATGTACCAAGAGAAATGGTGATAAAGTTGACAACGACCCAGGCAACGAGGATACCCATATTCTGGCCGATTTCGTTCTtggtgttgaagatgatctaaggggaaggagagttAGCATTCGCGCGACAAGAAATAATAAAAGCagtgaagagatggagactTACAGTCCGAACGATATGGCTACAGTTGTAAAATGGCATGGCGACACCGTATCGGTAGATCCAAGGCTGCAACTCGTGGGGCAAGCTGACGACGGACACATTGACGATAATGAGGGGTATAAGGAAGAAAGCCATAAATTTGGGACCGAGCACGGTAATCGCAGCCTCAGTGGAGAGACCGACAGCGGACATACCCAAGAAAAGAGCGAACCACCAAAGGAAGAAACCGCCCGCATAAGTGTAGTGTGCGTCAAAGTGGATTTTAAAGGGCAAGTTGACcatgcagaagaagaaagataCGGGGAGATAGAGACAGATAGGGGAAACAAGTCGGTAGATGATGTAAGCTCGAGTGGTGAGGAAAGGAGCAATGATTTCGCGGACAGCGTTGTTGGTCATCGTCATGATgaaagcgaagatgagcaTGTAAATAAGACCGACGAGAGTAATAGCCTGAGCGACGGGTTGGTCGTAAGGCCGAAGGTTATTCATCGAATACCATACAGCGTTGGTGATTGTCGTAGGCGCCTGAGCAACGAGGCTGAGAGCAGTGGCATTGTTGGCGTTGGTTTGGAGGTAGGTAGCTGCGCTCCGAGCATTGTACTCGAAAGAAAGCTGGCTCAAAGCTTGCTGGACGAAAGGAATGAGATAGGTGTTGAGAGCAGTTTCCTGCCTAGCTTGCGCATAGAAAATCTCGATGACAGAAGATCCGCTCCAGCTAGAGTTACCGTTTTCTCTAGCAGATAGAAGGGCATCAGAGACGCCAGCATTGATGACAATGGAAGCCCAAACACCTTCCTCGACTACATCATGCGCGACATCGGCAGCGGTAGGTAATTCGGAGGGATCTGTAGCAAAGTAGTTGAGGTTGGTTTGGGAAAGGAGACCTTGAGAAAAGGTTTGGCCGATTTCACCGCCGTCTCGGTCGATGACTCTAACGGTCAATTTGTCGGTATATTTGTTGGATTTCCACACTGCACTCTGTAATCAGTTATTGTCCATTAAACAACAATTCTTAATACCCACAAGAACCCCAATAGAAGGGGAGACATAACCACATGACAACGATGGTAATCACAATAGTAGCACCCAAAATCTTAAAGGCGATCTTCCTGAACATGGCCACCTCTGGGTCCCAAACTGTACTTTTATCAGCATCTAGCAGATAAACCGAAGCAGTATCATACTCACATCCATATTTAAACTTCTCCAACTTCGGTTTGCCTCCTCCAGGTTCCGCAGCGGCAACTCCAGCGGCAGGCGTCAAGTTGTTTGTCGCTTTAGACTCAGGATTGTGGAACTCGCTTGCTTTGGGTACATCTTCTACATCCaaacccttctcctcgccAGAGGGATTCCTGAAAGTCCTGCCAGACTGACTGGTCCCAGCTCGACTtctcgccttctcctcatttCCATACTCCTGATCATTGGGAGCGAAAGGCTCGGGCGCTGAAGGGCCCGGGGTATCCTCGACGCGTTCATCTGCGTCAGGTCGAACATtggaagtaaattgagagGACATTATGGACTTGTCTCTGAGTGTCGGTGAGGGAGTGTCGGAAATGATATCGTTATCGTTGGTGAATGTAGCAATACGAGAAATGGATATCGACGGGGCGATAGCTGTAGTATATATCGGTTTTGGATACAGGTCAGATGTTGCGGGATCGTGATATATAAGACCGCGCGTGCGGTGATCGGCTTGTTAAGCAACTCCGTTTCAAAAGTCTGGAAGAGGCAAAACTAGTAAGACGGAAAGGGAGGAGTACTCAGCCTCGAGCTCAAATAATATTATATGTTCGTTCGTCTCTCGTGCTCGTGCGGAGACCGAAGACCGAAGCCGAGCGCATTAAGTAAATATGAGTAATGCAGAGGACTGTATTGCTAATAACCCTCCCTGCCGAGATTAAATGGCGCAGAGCCTCACACACCAGCCTCGATCAAAAGTGGTGAAAACTGTGTGAACACCGAGCTCCCCTCGGTTTTGTCCTCGGTTGTAAATGCCAAGCTTCAGACAACCGACCTCTACGCTAGTTTGTATGTTTTTTTTCATCCGCTTACGTAGATATGATGCAATGATCTCCGGGCCTCCGATTATCACCCGGCGATAACCGTACCTTAATCCCATCAGCGGCCTCCCCGGGCGCTTCACAGTTTCATGCTTCGTCCCGTCGCCGATTCTTGCGAGCTTCGTCGGTGCAAGCGTGTCGTTGTGTGTTGCTTTATTATAAATATGGCGACGCGGCAGCTAGTATTGGACCTGGACCCTTCATTCGTGCATTGTGAGTGATCCTTGAATGGCCACCCTCCTTCATTGGGTGCCTATGAAGCAGTAGGAGAAAGCAACAAGAGGCATTTCCACATTGCACATCTTCGTTTGGATCAGTCAATTGTTCCAGTTTTCGTCCGGATTTGTCTCAAGACGCGATTTGAGACGATTTGAGAATTGACCACTACTACCCTCATCAATAAACATGCCAG includes the following:
- a CDS encoding endoplasmic reticulum protein; the protein is MSSQFTSNVRPDADERVEDTPGPSAPEPFAPNDQEYGNEEKARSRAGTSQSGRTFRNPSGEEKGLDVEDVPKASEFHNPESKATNNLTPAAGVAAAEPGGGKPKLEKFKYGFWDPEVAMFRKIAFKILGATIVITIVVMWLCLPFYWGSLWKSNKYTDKLTVRVIDRDGGEIGQTFSQGLLSQTNLNYFATDPSELPTAADVAHDVVEEGVWASIVINAGVSDALLSARENGNSSWSGSSVIEIFYAQARQETALNTYLIPFVQQALSQLSFEYNARSAATYLQTNANNATALSLVAQAPTTITNAVWYSMNNLRPYDQPVAQAITLVGLIYMLIFAFIMTMTNNAVREIIAPFLTTRAYIIYRLVSPICLYLPVSFFFCMVNLPFKIHFDAHYTYAGGFFLWWFALFLGMSAVGLSTEAAITVLGPKFMAFFLIPLIIVNVSVVSLPHELQPWIYRYGVAMPFYNCSHIVRTIIFNTKNEIGQNMGILVAWVVVNFITISLGTWLFRRRSINQHNKEVGENEMDSAGGV